A DNA window from Vigna unguiculata cultivar IT97K-499-35 chromosome 10, ASM411807v1, whole genome shotgun sequence contains the following coding sequences:
- the LOC114166528 gene encoding flotillin-like protein 4, with the protein MYRVAKASEYLVISGVGIKDIKLAKKAWVLPGQSCTVFDLSPVNYTFEVQAMSAEKLPFILPAVFTIGPRVDDRDSLLKYAKLLSSHDKLSNHVKELVQGIIEGETRVLAASMTMEDVFRGTKSFKQEVFEKVQLELNQFGLLIYNANVKQLVDVAGHEYFSYLGQKTQMEAANQAKVDVAEAKMKGEVGAKLRAGQTQQNAARIDAETKIISTQRHGEGVKEEIKVKTEVKVFENEREAVVAEANSDLAKKKAMWAQMAQVAEVEATKAVALREAELQKEVERMNALTMTEKLKAEFLSKASVEYETKVQEANWELYRKQKVAEAKLFEKEKEAEAQKALAEAELFAKQKEAEGLLLMGQAQGAYLSTLLGALGGNYSNLRDYLMINSGVFQEIAKTNAEAIRGLQPKISIWNNGGEGSEGGGGMKDVGGVYKMLPPLFETVHEQTGMLPPAWMGTLSSNKTP; encoded by the exons ATGTACAGAGTAGCAAAGGCATCAGAATATCTTGTGATAAGCGGGGTTGGAATAAAAGACATAAAGCTTGCAAAGAAAGCATGGGTTCTTCCGGGACAGTCATGCACCGTCTTCGATCTCTCTCCGGTGAACTACACTTTCGAGGTTCAAGCCATGAGCGCAGAGAAGCTCCCTTTCATTCTCCCAGCCGTCTTCACCATCGGGCCCAGAGTGGACGACCGGGACAGCCTTCTCAAATACGCCAAACTCCTCTCTTCCCACGACAAGCTCTCTAACCACGTGAAGGAGCTGGTCCAGGGCATCATCGAGGGAGAGACACGTGTCCTTGCGGCATCCATGACCATGGAGGACGTTTTCAGAGGCACCAAGTCCTTCAAACAGGAGGTCTTCGAGAAGGTTCAGCTGGAGCTTAACCAGTTTGGCCTTCTCATCTACAACGCCAACGTGAAGCAACTGGTGGACGTCGCCGGCCACGAGTACTTCTCTTACTTGGGCCAGAAGACTCAGATGGAGGCTGCCAACCAAGCCAAGGTTGACGTGGCGGAGGCCAAGATGAAGGGCGAGGTTGGAGCCAAGCTCAGAGCGGGGCAGACGCAGCAGAACGCTGCCAGGATCGATGCGGAGACCAAGATAATATCCACGCAGAGGCATGGAGAGGGTGTGAAGGAGGAGATCAAGGTGAAGACGGAGGTCAAGGTGTTTGAAAATGAACGAGAGGCGGTGGTGGCGGAGGCTAATTCCGACCTTGCCAAGAAAAAAGCTATGTGGGCACAGATGGCGCAGGTAGCGGAAGTTGAGGCCACAAAAGCGGTGGCACTCAGGGAAGCTGAGTTGCAGAAAGAGGTTGAGCGGATGAACGCTCTCACAATGACAGAGAAGCTTAAAGCCGAGTTCCTCAGCAAAGCAAGCGTTGAGTACGAAACCAAG GTACAAGAGGCGAACTGGGAGTTGTACAGGAAACAGAAAGTGGCGGAAGCAAAATTGtttgagaaggagaaagaggcAGAGGCACAGAAAGCATTGGCAGAGGCTGAGCTATTTGCAAAGCAAAAGGAGGCAGAGGGACTTTTGTTAATGGGGCAAGCGCAAGGGGCATACTTAAGCACACTTCTTGGTGCATTGGGAGGCAACTATAGTAATCTAAGGGACTATTTGATGATAAATAGTGGCGTGTTTCAAGAGATTGCGAAGACTAATGCAGAAGCAATTCGTGGACTTCAACCAAAGATTAGTATTTGGAATAATGGCGGAGAAGGAAGTGAAGGTGGTGGTGGAATGAAGGATGTGGGTGGTGTGTACAAAATGTTGCCACCTTTGTTTGAGACGGTGCATGAACAAACGGGTATGCTGCCACCCGCTTGGATGGGAACCCTCTCATCAAACAAAACTCCTTAA
- the LOC114166234 gene encoding DNA-directed RNA polymerase II subunit 4 — protein sequence MSGEEEENAAELKIGDEFLKAKCLMNCEVSLILEHKYEQLQQTSDDPMNQVSQVFEKSLQYVKRFSRYKNPDAVRQVREILARYQLAEFELCVLGNLCPETVEEAIAMVPSIKTRGRAQDDEAIEKMLNDLSLIKKFE from the exons ATGTCTGGGGAAGAGGAAGAAAACGCCGCAGAGCTCAAAATTGGAGATg AGTTTTTGAAGGCAAAGTGCTTAATGAACTGTGAAGTTTCCTTGATTCTTGAGCACAAGTACGAGCAGCTTCAACAGACATCTGATGATCCCATGAATCAAGTTTCTCA GGTATTTGAAAAGTCATTGCAGTATGTGAAGCGATTCAGCCGCTATAAAAATCCAGATGCTGTTAGACAAGTTCGAGA AATACTTGCAAGATATCAATTGGCTGAGTTTGAG TTGTGTGTCCTTGGCAACCTTTGCCCGGAAACTGTGGAGGAAGCTATTGCTATGGTTCCATCTATCAAG ACAAGAGGACGGGCTCAGGATGATGAAGCAATTGAGAAAATGTTGAATGACTTGTCATTGATTAAGAAATTTGAATAG